The following coding sequences lie in one Thermosulfuriphilus ammonigenes genomic window:
- a CDS encoding chaperone NapD: protein MPIGGFVVNCLPQDKDSVLKKLSSVPGASVYGEDDRGYLILVLETETSEAMEQLVDEIAAFDEVLAVNLAYLHGEDEVEQILKGRLKPPLPGPKRRF, encoded by the coding sequence ATGCCCATCGGTGGTTTTGTGGTCAACTGTCTTCCCCAAGACAAGGATTCGGTTCTTAAAAAGCTTTCCTCCGTTCCCGGGGCCAGTGTCTATGGCGAAGATGACCGGGGATACTTGATACTGGTTCTTGAGACCGAGACCTCTGAGGCCATGGAACAACTGGTAGATGAGATTGCTGCCTTTGACGAAGTTCTGGCCGTAAACCTGGCCTATCTCCACGGTGAGGATGAAGTTGAACAAATTCTTAAGGGGCGTCTTAAGCCACCTCTTCCAGGGCCCAAAAGGCGATTTTAA
- a CDS encoding ASKHA domain-containing protein — MPRIIFLPAQVEIEAQPEETIIRAAMRAGVHINASCGGAGVCGKCRVFVESGEVEGESLPEGGYKACVTIPRTDVTVRVPVESQMDRRALERPMKKTAVSWIKEGQALKWQLDPVVYQYHLVLPEPTLADNASDLSRLLRELVKIGQKEDIDVDTGVLKNLPYALRKEGFKCSVSLFQPDPEGRSLLFGVQPGAPPKEILAVAIDIGTTTVCGELLDLASGKVLASLSDYNPQVSYGEDIISRIEFARREGGLRLLHQRIIECIARLIREMTQKVGKDPSEVLLISLAGNTTMSHFFLELEPRWLREAPYVPVATIIPPVRAREVDLPVAEGARMILAPSVASYVGGDIVSGVVASGMYREEPLTLFIDIGTNGEIVVGNRDWLACAACSAGPAFEGGGIKHGMRATTGAIEAVHIDPVSLEPMVLTIGGRRPKGICGSGIIALLANLFTEGIIDRQGKFNRGLSHPRVREGRDGWEYVLVWAQESATGEDIVFTEADIDNLIRAKGAMYAGYLTLLESVGLSIEMVERVLLAGNFGSYLDLEQAITIGLLPDLPRDRFFFIGNSSLLGARFAAFSKEVAADMKRVAQMMTNFELSENPSFMDHYVSSLFLPHTDLNLFPSVKERLEAAA, encoded by the coding sequence ATGCCACGGATAATCTTTCTGCCGGCCCAGGTAGAAATAGAGGCCCAGCCTGAAGAGACCATTATTCGGGCGGCCATGAGGGCCGGAGTCCACATAAACGCCTCCTGCGGGGGGGCAGGAGTATGTGGCAAGTGCCGGGTCTTTGTGGAATCCGGTGAGGTGGAGGGAGAGAGCCTTCCTGAAGGGGGTTATAAGGCCTGCGTCACTATACCCCGAACCGACGTTACTGTTCGAGTGCCTGTAGAGAGTCAGATGGATCGTCGGGCCCTAGAGCGGCCCATGAAAAAGACTGCTGTCTCGTGGATCAAAGAAGGCCAGGCCCTTAAGTGGCAGCTTGATCCGGTAGTCTATCAGTATCACCTTGTCCTCCCGGAGCCTACCCTGGCTGACAACGCCAGCGATCTTTCTCGGCTCCTTAGGGAGTTGGTCAAGATAGGCCAAAAAGAGGATATAGACGTTGATACCGGGGTTCTCAAAAATCTTCCTTATGCCTTAAGGAAGGAAGGTTTTAAGTGCTCGGTCTCTCTCTTCCAGCCAGATCCTGAAGGGCGTTCTCTGCTCTTTGGGGTCCAGCCAGGGGCTCCTCCTAAAGAGATCCTTGCGGTGGCCATAGATATAGGGACCACCACGGTCTGTGGCGAGTTGCTGGATCTGGCCTCTGGTAAGGTCTTAGCCAGCCTCTCTGACTATAATCCCCAGGTCTCTTATGGTGAGGATATCATCAGCCGAATAGAGTTTGCCCGCCGGGAGGGGGGGCTGAGGCTTCTGCACCAGCGGATCATCGAATGTATCGCCCGTCTTATCCGAGAGATGACCCAAAAGGTGGGTAAGGATCCCTCGGAGGTGCTCCTGATCTCTTTGGCCGGCAATACCACCATGAGTCACTTCTTCTTGGAGCTTGAGCCCCGCTGGCTCAGGGAGGCTCCCTATGTGCCGGTGGCTACAATTATTCCTCCGGTGAGGGCCAGGGAGGTGGATCTTCCCGTGGCTGAGGGGGCTAGAATGATTTTGGCCCCCTCGGTGGCCTCTTATGTCGGAGGGGATATTGTCTCTGGAGTGGTGGCCAGCGGTATGTATCGTGAGGAGCCCCTGACGCTTTTTATAGATATCGGTACCAACGGGGAGATTGTGGTTGGTAATCGAGACTGGCTGGCCTGCGCTGCCTGTTCGGCGGGCCCGGCCTTTGAGGGTGGGGGAATAAAACATGGTATGAGGGCCACCACCGGGGCCATTGAGGCTGTCCATATAGATCCCGTCTCCCTTGAGCCAATGGTTCTCACTATCGGGGGCCGTCGTCCCAAGGGAATCTGTGGTTCGGGAATTATTGCTCTGCTGGCTAACCTCTTCACCGAGGGAATTATCGATCGGCAGGGCAAATTCAACCGTGGCCTTAGCCACCCTCGGGTAAGAGAAGGGAGAGATGGCTGGGAATATGTCCTGGTTTGGGCCCAGGAGTCGGCTACAGGCGAGGACATTGTCTTTACTGAGGCCGATATTGATAATCTCATCCGGGCCAAAGGGGCCATGTATGCCGGTTATCTCACCCTGCTTGAGTCTGTAGGGCTTTCCATCGAGATGGTCGAAAGGGTGCTTCTGGCCGGAAATTTTGGTAGTTATCTGGATCTCGAGCAGGCTATCACCATAGGCCTCCTCCCTGATCTTCCCCGAGATCGCTTCTTTTTCATCGGCAACAGCTCTTTGTTAGGAGCCCGTTTTGCCGCCTTTTCCAAGGAGGTGGCCGCTGATATGAAGCGGGTGGCCCAGATGATGACCAACTTTGAGCTCTCAGAAAATCCCAGCTTTATGGACCACTACGTATCAAGCCTCTTTTTGCCCCACACAGATCTTAATCTTTTCCCCTCAGTTAAGGAAAGGCTTGAGGCCGCAGCCTGA
- a CDS encoding (Fe-S)-binding protein — translation MAERLISAPKPRLEASACHLDRPCYRVVATVPEDIREVMPYVNAVSQVLLYEPDEPVIIFRLLGYRVALRPREITVGTVADWEEAQRALSEVVEYLNKIWAERQKISPDTRPKRRPPALEIYKLLPRTNCGQCGEVSCLAFATKLALGKLELEACEPLNKDVEARKRLLKLIGAD, via the coding sequence ATGGCTGAGAGGTTAATTTCAGCGCCGAAGCCGAGGCTTGAGGCCTCAGCCTGCCATCTTGATCGGCCTTGCTACCGGGTGGTGGCCACTGTTCCAGAGGATATAAGGGAAGTTATGCCCTATGTGAATGCCGTCTCTCAGGTCCTTCTCTACGAACCCGATGAGCCGGTGATCATCTTTCGTCTTTTGGGGTATCGGGTGGCTTTAAGGCCCCGGGAGATCACCGTAGGTACGGTGGCTGATTGGGAAGAGGCCCAGAGGGCCCTTAGTGAGGTGGTGGAATATCTCAACAAGATCTGGGCCGAGCGTCAAAAGATATCTCCTGACACGAGGCCCAAGAGACGGCCGCCGGCCCTGGAAATCTATAAGCTTCTTCCCCGAACAAATTGCGGCCAATGCGGGGAGGTATCCTGTCTGGCTTTTGCCACCAAACTGGCCCTGGGAAAGCTGGAACTTGAGGCCTGTGAGCCCCTTAACAAAGATGTCGAGGCCCGAAAGAGGCTTCTTAAGCTTATAGGGGCTGATTAA
- a CDS encoding polyphenol oxidase family protein produces MFSLVLEKRGPLLLYRTHLAPDLEILVSTRFGGASKGPYEGLNLSYSVGDDPCRVRENLSLLKEVAGVSAIQGLRQVHGNRVVCVESAGLKEPEADGLITTSPGLGLLIRQADCQAVVLYDEKVPVLANLHCGWRGLRAGLIARTLSLMKRRFGACPRRLLAFIAPSLGPCCGEFRERKRLPESFWRHSPRPLYVDLWAVAREQLLRQGLPMENIFVSGLCTVCHPEFYSFRRQGLTGRFGTLAFMR; encoded by the coding sequence ATGTTCAGTCTCGTGCTGGAAAAAAGGGGCCCCCTTCTCCTTTACCGGACGCATCTGGCGCCGGACCTTGAGATCTTGGTCTCTACCCGATTTGGCGGGGCAAGCAAAGGACCTTATGAAGGCCTTAATCTTAGCTATTCTGTGGGCGATGATCCCTGCCGGGTAAGGGAAAACTTGTCTCTCCTTAAGGAGGTTGCCGGGGTCTCAGCTATTCAAGGGCTCCGCCAGGTTCATGGCAATCGGGTGGTCTGCGTGGAGTCTGCGGGCCTTAAGGAACCGGAGGCCGATGGTCTGATCACCACCTCTCCTGGATTGGGCCTTCTTATTCGGCAGGCCGACTGCCAGGCGGTGGTCCTTTATGATGAGAAGGTTCCGGTTTTGGCCAACCTTCACTGTGGTTGGCGAGGGTTACGGGCCGGCCTTATTGCCCGGACCCTTTCGCTCATGAAGCGGCGCTTTGGTGCCTGCCCCCGCCGATTATTGGCCTTTATTGCCCCTTCTCTCGGCCCCTGCTGTGGAGAGTTTCGCGAAAGGAAACGGCTGCCGGAAAGTTTCTGGCGCCACAGCCCAAGGCCCCTCTATGTGGATCTTTGGGCCGTAGCCAGAGAGCAACTCCTCCGTCAGGGCCTTCCCATGGAGAACATCTTCGTTTCCGGGCTCTGTACGGTCTGCCATCCGGAGTTCTATTCCTTTCGGCGTCAGGGCCTTACCGGACGCTTTGGAACCTTGGCCTTTATGCGTTGA
- a CDS encoding alginate export family protein gives MVDCLFSLRIRFLLIMVLALLVFPFSGLSMALILDAPSKVKIDFREEIRSESWSTFDDGTGDDSYTFVSSKMRLGFGFSSSRVDGYAQLHWTQFFGLPDDAMFGTGQLYFGQNAGDSQDIGYAALSQAWLRVKCSHVSGLSLRLGRFLYSSGLETIPQNATLKWLKKVRISQRLIGPFDWSRVGRAYDGFQVVYDQPLWNLTITGVQPTAGGFYLRRDDPEYNGKSVHDVDILAVAATLKDTYIPGLDAQVFYYYYNDDRGLSQDPEIHSLGAHLLYTRDVGPGAVDLLFWGVYQWGVYSYNDHNAYALALEGGYKFKNLPWQPWFRLGYFYGSGDDDPNDNDHETFFMMIPTLRIYAFTPFYNLMNTNYVFGQVILKPHQKVVVRSDVHRIWLTEDQDSWYMGSGITRPDLFGYVQKSSGGDDDLATMWDLSVFIKDLYHYGPLSVGLNLYYGHVWGGDVVENNYPQDDDLDFFYAEVVFSF, from the coding sequence ATGGTTGATTGTTTGTTTTCTTTAAGAATCCGTTTCTTATTGATTATGGTTTTAGCCCTACTTGTCTTTCCTTTCTCCGGGCTATCTATGGCCTTAATCCTCGATGCCCCCTCCAAGGTGAAGATTGATTTTCGGGAGGAAATTCGCTCCGAGAGCTGGTCCACCTTTGATGATGGCACCGGAGATGATTCCTATACCTTTGTTTCCAGTAAGATGAGATTGGGTTTCGGGTTTTCCTCCTCCCGAGTTGATGGTTACGCCCAGCTTCACTGGACCCAGTTCTTTGGGTTGCCGGATGACGCCATGTTTGGCACTGGCCAGCTTTACTTCGGCCAGAACGCCGGAGATTCCCAAGACATTGGCTATGCCGCCCTCTCTCAGGCCTGGTTAAGGGTTAAGTGTTCTCATGTCAGTGGTCTTAGCCTCCGCCTCGGGCGTTTCCTTTACAGCTCCGGGCTTGAGACTATTCCGCAAAACGCCACTCTTAAGTGGCTGAAGAAGGTACGGATTTCTCAGCGTCTTATTGGTCCGTTTGACTGGTCGAGGGTAGGCCGGGCCTATGACGGCTTTCAGGTGGTCTATGATCAGCCTCTCTGGAATCTTACCATAACCGGTGTTCAGCCCACTGCCGGAGGTTTTTACCTCAGGCGGGATGATCCTGAATACAATGGTAAGTCTGTTCATGATGTAGATATTCTGGCTGTAGCAGCTACCCTTAAAGATACCTATATTCCGGGCCTTGATGCCCAGGTTTTCTATTACTACTACAATGACGACCGGGGGCTTTCTCAAGACCCGGAGATCCACTCCTTAGGAGCTCACCTTCTCTATACCCGAGACGTTGGACCGGGGGCGGTGGATCTTCTCTTCTGGGGCGTCTATCAGTGGGGTGTCTATTCTTATAACGACCACAATGCCTATGCTCTGGCCCTCGAAGGGGGATATAAGTTCAAAAATCTGCCCTGGCAGCCTTGGTTTAGGCTGGGCTATTTTTACGGCTCCGGTGACGATGACCCCAACGATAATGATCACGAGACCTTTTTCATGATGATTCCCACCCTGAGAATTTATGCCTTTACCCCCTTCTATAATCTTATGAATACCAATTATGTCTTTGGTCAGGTGATTCTTAAGCCTCACCAGAAGGTGGTGGTCCGGAGTGATGTCCACAGGATCTGGCTGACCGAAGATCAGGATTCTTGGTACATGGGTTCGGGTATCACTCGTCCAGATCTCTTCGGTTATGTCCAGAAGAGCTCTGGGGGAGACGATGACCTGGCCACGATGTGGGATCTTTCCGTGTTCATCAAGGATCTCTATCATTATGGTCCTCTTTCTGTGGGCTTGAATCTCTACTACGGACATGTCTGGGGTGGTGATGTGGTTGAGAATAACTACCCTCAGGATGACGATCTGGACTTCTTTTATGCCGAGGTCGTCTTCTCCTTCTAA
- a CDS encoding dihydropteroate synthase has translation MSGKVVCIGESINIMSRSIGRAMRERDPDPIRRMAREEVELGADYLDLNIGPAKKDGPELASWIVEVVEGEVDVPISLDTTNPEAMVAGISASRRKRILMNSISAQPERMERLIPVAAESGVDVVALLWGPEGMPRDANERAAMAVDLMMRLNEAGVPNERIWFDPIATPITLGADQLSYGFEFLSMLPEIAPGAKSTVGLSNVSNGVSRHLRPYLDRVYLMMLMKYGIYSAILNVYDKELVEIAKGEHPDWVKLVHDMMDGDEPDPSSLSEKELEIYKTVRVLMGKTIFSESWLEL, from the coding sequence ATGTCTGGCAAGGTAGTGTGTATAGGAGAGAGCATTAACATTATGTCTCGGAGTATAGGTCGGGCGATGAGGGAGAGGGATCCAGATCCTATTCGTCGTATGGCGCGTGAGGAGGTGGAGTTAGGGGCGGATTATTTAGATTTGAATATAGGTCCGGCGAAGAAGGATGGTCCGGAGTTAGCGTCGTGGATAGTGGAGGTAGTGGAGGGTGAGGTGGATGTACCGATATCGTTAGACACGACGAATCCTGAGGCGATGGTAGCAGGGATTAGTGCTTCTCGTCGGAAGCGTATATTGATGAATTCGATATCGGCTCAGCCTGAGCGTATGGAGAGGTTGATACCGGTTGCGGCGGAGAGTGGTGTGGATGTGGTAGCGCTTTTATGGGGGCCTGAGGGGATGCCTCGTGATGCGAATGAGCGGGCGGCGATGGCGGTGGATTTGATGATGAGGTTGAATGAGGCTGGTGTACCGAATGAGCGGATATGGTTTGATCCGATAGCGACGCCGATAACGTTGGGAGCGGATCAGTTATCGTATGGTTTTGAGTTTTTATCGATGTTGCCGGAGATAGCGCCTGGTGCGAAGAGTACGGTGGGTTTATCGAATGTATCGAATGGGGTATCGCGTCATTTACGTCCGTATTTAGATCGTGTTTATTTGATGATGTTGATGAAGTATGGGATATATTCGGCGATATTGAATGTGTATGACAAGGAGTTAGTGGAGATAGCGAAGGGTGAGCATCCTGATTGGGTGAAGTTAGTGCATGACATGATGGATGGTGATGAGCCAGATCCTAGTAGTTTGAGTGAGAAGGAGTTAGAGATATACAAGACTGTTCGTGTATTGATGGGTAAGACTATTTTTTCTGAATCCTGGTTGGAACTCTAG
- a CDS encoding 50S ribosomal protein L11 methyltransferase yields MWEVLFFIIYTVMLRRGHTCYRKLYIYGFGSLHPKLHQIDDPDFIGCWEEEDQAVLFFHQPKDDLVTELSKRLGLSLEVTGESDYQDWGTRRRLAPFLVGGRWFVPCWQNWSRPEPTIRYDPSVVFGSGAHPTTRMCLEALARIWEMAPVSTMADLGCGVGLISLLAGHLGAEKVLAVDRNPLCVEVCRANVERNALGKQIMVKLADVLEAELPWRDITVANLYRGLLLELFRRPWFWNGRYYILSGFVPSMEEEIKEGLKKAGCKILWREQQEGWVLLVGEKK; encoded by the coding sequence TTGTGGGAGGTCCTTTTTTTCATTATCTATACGGTGATGCTTCGGCGAGGTCATACCTGCTACCGGAAGCTTTACATCTATGGTTTCGGAAGCCTCCACCCAAAACTTCACCAGATAGATGATCCGGACTTCATCGGTTGTTGGGAGGAGGAAGACCAGGCTGTCCTTTTCTTCCATCAGCCTAAAGACGATTTGGTGACCGAACTCTCTAAAAGGTTGGGGTTAAGCCTGGAAGTCACGGGAGAGAGCGACTACCAAGATTGGGGGACAAGACGACGTCTAGCCCCCTTTCTGGTTGGCGGTAGATGGTTTGTTCCCTGTTGGCAAAACTGGAGCAGACCGGAGCCGACGATTCGCTATGATCCCAGTGTAGTTTTTGGTTCGGGAGCCCATCCGACCACCAGAATGTGCCTTGAGGCCCTGGCCCGGATCTGGGAGATGGCCCCTGTCTCCACTATGGCGGATCTGGGTTGCGGAGTGGGACTTATCTCTCTTTTGGCCGGTCACCTGGGGGCCGAAAAGGTCCTGGCTGTGGATCGCAACCCCCTCTGTGTCGAGGTCTGTCGGGCTAACGTAGAGAGAAACGCCCTTGGCAAACAAATCATGGTCAAATTAGCCGATGTTCTGGAGGCAGAACTACCCTGGCGGGACATCACCGTGGCCAACCTCTACCGGGGGCTGCTTCTTGAGCTCTTCAGGCGCCCCTGGTTCTGGAATGGCCGGTATTACATCCTCTCCGGCTTTGTCCCCTCCATGGAAGAAGAGATCAAAGAGGGTCTGAAGAAGGCCGGCTGCAAGATCCTCTGGCGCGAGCAACAAGAGGGCTGGGTCCTCCTGGTAGGAGAAAAAAAGTGA
- a CDS encoding 4Fe-4S dicluster domain-containing protein: protein MAFLWPLEVQAQGPLSSPVGVNRLRPPGAIAEEYFPGRCIRCGRCAEICPYRSIVVLDIHYGVHAGTPLIFVERVPCYLCMKCVQVCPTGTLRRIRQEETRMGTAVINRRACITWQGQTLCRTCYNVCPFKERAIHLDQLRPVVDERYCTGCGLCTHGCPLTPKAINIEPTYSYRPTKW, encoded by the coding sequence TTGGCGTTCTTATGGCCCCTTGAGGTTCAGGCTCAAGGGCCGCTCTCCTCTCCTGTAGGGGTCAATCGACTGCGTCCTCCGGGGGCCATCGCTGAGGAGTATTTTCCCGGCCGCTGTATCCGTTGTGGACGCTGTGCCGAGATATGTCCCTATCGATCCATAGTGGTTCTTGATATTCATTATGGGGTTCATGCTGGAACCCCCCTCATCTTCGTAGAGAGGGTTCCCTGCTATCTTTGCATGAAGTGTGTCCAAGTCTGTCCTACGGGGACTTTGCGGCGGATAAGGCAGGAGGAGACACGTATGGGCACGGCGGTTATCAATCGTCGGGCCTGTATTACTTGGCAGGGCCAGACTCTATGCCGGACCTGTTACAATGTCTGCCCGTTTAAAGAACGGGCCATCCATCTGGATCAGCTGCGTCCGGTGGTCGATGAGAGATATTGTACCGGCTGTGGTCTCTGCACCCACGGCTGCCCCTTAACCCCTAAGGCTATCAATATCGAACCAACCTACTCCTATAGGCCGACAAAATGGTAA
- a CDS encoding cytochrome c3 family protein has protein sequence MKKEILLAMVCIFFLLSCGVKNQPTGEISPAPASQHPELSEQEKLIACSSCHQEVTPEIYEQWYNSVHGLDNVKCFQCHGTYENFSVVPKMDKCATCHVEQLRKMPPGMTCWQCHPAHKFSVHK, from the coding sequence GTGAAGAAGGAGATCTTATTGGCCATGGTCTGTATTTTTTTTCTCCTCTCCTGTGGGGTTAAGAATCAGCCAACGGGAGAGATCTCACCGGCTCCGGCAAGCCAACATCCGGAGCTCTCAGAGCAGGAGAAGCTTATCGCCTGCTCCAGCTGCCATCAGGAGGTAACTCCAGAGATCTACGAACAGTGGTACAACTCCGTTCATGGACTGGATAACGTCAAATGTTTCCAGTGTCATGGAACCTATGAAAACTTTTCTGTTGTCCCCAAGATGGACAAGTGTGCCACCTGTCATGTGGAGCAGCTCCGGAAGATGCCCCCGGGCATGACCTGCTGGCAGTGTCATCCTGCCCATAAGTTTTCTGTCCATAAGTAA
- a CDS encoding molybdopterin oxidoreductase family protein, translating to MGLSRREFLKRTAALTAASLVGVKLPFEVSEAEAADADRWVRGTCRFCGVGCRVELGLKGDRPVAIRGVPESKTNLGYVCMKGMLFYKLMLHPDRLKKPLYRARKSESFREISWEEALDIAAKKFAQAVREHGPNSVAYYGSGQALTEETYLFQKIFRAGLRTNNVEGNPRLCMASAVGGYITSFGADEPIGSYADIEKAFCFFIIGSNMAEAHPVLFRRIMRRKLDHPEDVKVINADPRISPTSRIADIHLQFRPGTDLALLNAMAYVIIEEGLYDEDFIRQYATFRVGKKKKEVDFDTYRRFLADYTPERASQICGGNITPDKIRQVARWFATSRGTMSLWTMGINQRIRGVWANNLIHNLHILTGQLCKPGADSFSLTGQPNACGGVREAGGLCHILPAHRPVVKDHLRHEVERLWGVPKGRIPKKPGYHTIAMFTALNEGKIKAIWINCTSPAQSLPNCDKYRKGLAREDVFIIVSDIFPTKTTEFANLILPTAFHFEKTGVFGCTERRSQLTVKVLDPPGEAKPEVWIAREWALKLAQELGDPVIKKCVEPFLGLDEGYDLPKAIWDEYTQKLTAGRDNDLRGATYEVLKKRPDGVQWPAPTEELALRGGTYKKFVRGIDPLAEEHAKDNKPYQFYGPAHPDRKLWIWLRPYKGAAEEPDSEYPFFLSTGRVIDHWHTASMTGRIIELMRANPYAYVEINPKDAKRLGIRPGDMVLVESRRGHNILPAKIYEGPMEGMVFVYWYDQHEDRLINKVTKDAFDPGSKEPEFKICACRIRRVSGPRPLKPYLAQLKV from the coding sequence ATGGGCCTTTCAAGGAGAGAATTTCTCAAAAGGACGGCCGCCCTTACGGCCGCTTCTCTGGTAGGAGTCAAATTACCTTTTGAGGTCTCTGAGGCCGAGGCCGCTGATGCGGACCGCTGGGTCAGGGGGACCTGCCGTTTCTGTGGCGTCGGATGTCGGGTAGAGCTGGGGCTAAAGGGAGATCGACCGGTGGCCATAAGGGGGGTTCCTGAGTCAAAGACCAACCTTGGCTATGTCTGTATGAAGGGGATGCTTTTTTACAAACTCATGCTTCACCCCGATCGTCTTAAAAAACCCCTTTACCGGGCCCGCAAGAGTGAATCTTTTCGGGAGATATCCTGGGAAGAGGCCCTGGATATTGCCGCTAAGAAGTTTGCCCAGGCAGTGAGGGAACATGGACCGAACTCCGTGGCCTATTATGGTTCTGGTCAGGCCCTGACCGAGGAGACCTATCTTTTCCAGAAAATCTTTCGCGCTGGCTTGCGGACCAACAACGTTGAGGGGAACCCTCGGCTCTGTATGGCCAGTGCGGTAGGCGGCTACATTACCTCCTTTGGTGCCGATGAGCCCATTGGCTCTTATGCCGATATCGAGAAGGCCTTCTGCTTTTTTATCATTGGTAGCAACATGGCTGAGGCCCATCCTGTGCTTTTCCGGCGGATTATGCGTCGCAAGCTGGATCATCCTGAAGATGTCAAGGTTATCAACGCTGATCCCAGGATTTCCCCCACCTCTAGAATAGCAGACATCCACCTTCAGTTTCGTCCGGGAACAGATTTAGCTCTTCTTAATGCCATGGCCTATGTGATCATCGAGGAAGGTCTCTACGATGAGGATTTCATCCGACAGTATGCCACCTTCCGGGTAGGCAAGAAGAAAAAAGAGGTCGATTTTGATACCTATCGCCGTTTTCTGGCCGATTACACCCCGGAGAGGGCCTCACAGATATGTGGGGGAAATATCACCCCGGATAAGATTCGCCAGGTAGCCCGATGGTTTGCCACCTCCCGGGGGACTATGAGCCTGTGGACCATGGGAATTAACCAGCGAATCCGGGGGGTCTGGGCCAACAATCTTATCCATAATCTGCATATCCTCACCGGTCAGCTCTGCAAGCCAGGGGCGGATAGTTTTTCTCTTACCGGGCAACCCAATGCCTGCGGCGGGGTGCGCGAGGCCGGTGGTCTGTGTCATATCCTCCCGGCCCACAGGCCAGTAGTTAAAGACCACCTCCGTCATGAGGTAGAGAGACTCTGGGGAGTTCCTAAAGGACGCATTCCTAAAAAACCCGGTTATCACACTATAGCTATGTTTACGGCCCTCAATGAGGGTAAAATCAAGGCCATCTGGATCAACTGCACCAGTCCGGCTCAAAGCCTTCCCAATTGTGATAAGTATCGAAAGGGCCTGGCTCGAGAAGATGTTTTTATTATTGTCTCTGATATCTTTCCGACCAAGACCACCGAATTTGCCAATCTCATCCTGCCTACGGCCTTTCACTTTGAAAAGACCGGTGTCTTTGGCTGCACTGAGCGACGATCTCAGCTGACAGTCAAGGTCCTTGATCCGCCAGGAGAGGCCAAGCCTGAGGTCTGGATTGCCCGGGAGTGGGCCCTTAAGTTGGCTCAGGAACTTGGGGATCCGGTAATCAAAAAGTGTGTTGAACCTTTCCTGGGGCTTGATGAAGGTTATGACCTACCCAAGGCCATCTGGGATGAGTATACCCAGAAACTTACGGCCGGCAGAGACAATGACCTGCGCGGGGCCACTTATGAGGTCCTGAAGAAGCGTCCTGATGGCGTTCAATGGCCAGCCCCTACCGAGGAACTTGCTCTTCGTGGCGGCACCTACAAGAAGTTTGTCCGGGGGATCGATCCGCTGGCTGAAGAACACGCAAAAGATAACAAACCCTATCAGTTTTACGGCCCGGCCCATCCTGACCGGAAGCTTTGGATATGGTTGCGGCCTTACAAGGGGGCGGCTGAGGAACCAGATTCTGAATATCCCTTCTTCCTCTCTACTGGCCGGGTGATTGACCACTGGCATACAGCCAGCATGACCGGCCGAATCATCGAACTCATGCGGGCCAACCCTTATGCCTATGTAGAGATCAACCCTAAGGATGCCAAACGTCTAGGAATCCGTCCGGGAGACATGGTCTTGGTAGAGAGCCGTAGGGGGCATAATATCCTTCCGGCCAAGATCTACGAGGGGCCCATGGAGGGGATGGTCTTTGTATATTGGTACGATCAACACGAGGACCGACTCATCAACAAGGTGACTAAAGACGCCTTTGACCCAGGCTCCAAGGAGCCTGAATTCAAGATATGCGCCTGTCGAATAAGGCGGGTCTCCGGTCCCAGGCCCCTTAAGCCCTATCTGGCTCAGCTTAAGGTTTAG
- a CDS encoding energy transducer TonB: protein MNTFDLQNERDHLIWVFLLLSALIHTLILISVPRLKRAEEEKFFEVNLAPVLPSYEEVIAPPDLTSGSRIPLTAPVSEPLARTYEAIPEIPPKLQTPEEPSPDLQGLDLRPLKPLTRPGSVKTLSRKETVLRGSRSVQTSSSPSSPLRNYLALIRDRVEAAKRYPLVARMRGEEGSVRVAFSISPRGELLTLELLKSSGHRLLDQAALSAIKKAAPFPPPPPPYEQKGLRLFLKLNFQLR from the coding sequence ATGAACACCTTTGATCTCCAAAACGAGAGAGATCATCTCATCTGGGTCTTTTTGCTCCTCTCGGCCCTCATCCACACCCTGATTCTTATCTCCGTTCCCCGCCTAAAGAGGGCAGAGGAAGAGAAATTCTTTGAAGTCAATCTGGCCCCGGTTCTCCCTTCTTATGAGGAGGTTATAGCCCCGCCTGATCTGACTTCGGGCTCCAGGATACCCCTTACGGCTCCAGTGTCCGAGCCTCTGGCTCGGACCTATGAAGCGATCCCCGAAATTCCCCCCAAACTTCAAACCCCTGAGGAGCCTTCCCCTGACCTTCAAGGCCTTGACCTTCGTCCCCTTAAGCCCCTTACCAGGCCGGGTTCGGTAAAGACTTTATCCAGGAAAGAAACCGTCCTGAGAGGTTCTAGATCAGTCCAGACCTCCAGTTCCCCTTCTTCGCCCCTTAGGAATTACTTGGCCCTTATTCGAGATCGGGTGGAGGCGGCCAAAAGATACCCTTTGGTTGCCCGGATGAGGGGAGAGGAGGGGAGCGTCAGGGTGGCCTTTTCCATATCTCCCCGCGGAGAGCTTCTTACTCTCGAGCTCCTGAAGAGCTCAGGTCATCGCCTTCTTGATCAGGCGGCCCTCTCAGCTATCAAAAAAGCCGCCCCCTTTCCCCCTCCGCCTCCGCCGTATGAGCAGAAAGGCCTTAGGCTTTTTCTTAAATTAAATTTTCAGTTGAGATAA